A region of Ignatzschineria larvae DSM 13226 DNA encodes the following proteins:
- a CDS encoding L,D-transpeptidase family protein, with translation MKRSLVAVSLTFALLQNASFAASEAQEPITVKIDLENVSSLNQVLSGEVDIDTLPATETATVIEVPQPQVSVPPLEMSAKSIPEEQRASKWEEASTSASVKSVQVSQNEMKSDRVKQAHTKRDDGGIENFQPFEVPERVIDYRAKAPFWAEKAPKAAESYNYSSRVAKADLQKFHKLQQDPMVADETVLVTVEGLTPKGEALYTALLESEGLGLLPQLYHVGRIENLLQSGDVAAHQAELMALLTEAGLSYIRDIVQGVPEIKKQDKDWLLEGRNVDVADAYQQILLSDDISAAFAALEPQYKEYQDLKRALLAFKLKEQGEEPAIVPQGATIKPGMGGERVQLMRDRLNYLGYNAGEGATYDSQMVKAVKDFQRTHLLEPDGAAGKKTIAELNRSNAERIQQIQINLERWRWMPESMGEHFVAVDIPGFRYEVVKDGETVLSARTVVGREGRKTPVFMSPMSYIVFSPYWHVPRSMAVNDFLPRLKRNPYALTGSKIRIFRNGQEIDPGTVDWSQYSRNNFPFQLRQDPGDYNSLGRVKFMFPNEHAIYLHDTPSKSLFNRTSRDFSSGCVRIENPEELAEYFLGEAGWNQSKIKSAFRQSKESHVGLAKDKKIPVYTLYMTTRVKDDSISFRADIYNKDQVLINALNNLGK, from the coding sequence ATGAAAAGAAGCCTTGTTGCGGTGAGTTTAACTTTTGCTTTACTTCAGAATGCCAGTTTCGCGGCATCTGAAGCGCAAGAGCCTATTACAGTAAAGATTGATTTGGAGAATGTCTCTTCTCTCAATCAGGTGCTAAGCGGGGAAGTGGATATAGATACCTTACCTGCAACTGAAACTGCTACTGTAATTGAAGTACCGCAGCCACAAGTTTCGGTGCCGCCTCTTGAAATGAGCGCTAAAAGTATACCTGAAGAGCAAAGAGCCTCAAAATGGGAAGAAGCTAGTACGTCAGCATCCGTTAAGAGTGTACAGGTTAGTCAAAACGAAATGAAATCAGATCGTGTGAAACAAGCACATACTAAACGAGATGATGGGGGTATTGAAAACTTCCAGCCTTTTGAAGTTCCTGAACGGGTAATTGATTATCGGGCAAAAGCGCCTTTCTGGGCAGAGAAAGCACCGAAAGCCGCTGAAAGTTATAACTACAGTTCTCGTGTAGCCAAAGCCGATCTTCAAAAATTCCATAAACTGCAACAAGACCCAATGGTTGCTGATGAAACTGTATTAGTGACCGTTGAAGGGCTAACACCTAAGGGCGAAGCACTCTATACCGCACTTTTAGAGAGTGAAGGCTTAGGATTGCTACCACAACTTTATCATGTAGGACGTATCGAGAACCTATTGCAAAGTGGGGATGTGGCTGCGCATCAAGCTGAATTAATGGCGCTTTTAACAGAGGCCGGACTCTCTTATATTCGCGATATTGTTCAAGGAGTGCCGGAGATTAAGAAGCAGGATAAAGATTGGCTATTAGAGGGGCGTAATGTTGATGTCGCTGATGCCTATCAACAGATATTGTTGAGTGATGATATAAGTGCTGCATTTGCTGCGCTTGAGCCACAATATAAGGAATATCAAGATCTTAAAAGGGCGCTATTAGCTTTTAAGTTGAAAGAGCAGGGTGAGGAACCGGCGATAGTGCCTCAAGGTGCCACTATTAAGCCAGGTATGGGAGGAGAACGTGTACAATTGATGCGTGATCGTCTCAATTATCTAGGATACAACGCCGGAGAGGGAGCTACATATGATAGCCAGATGGTAAAAGCAGTAAAAGACTTTCAACGCACTCATCTCCTAGAACCAGATGGTGCTGCGGGTAAAAAGACAATTGCTGAGCTGAATCGCTCTAATGCCGAACGTATTCAGCAGATTCAGATTAATTTAGAACGCTGGCGCTGGATGCCTGAAAGTATGGGCGAACATTTTGTTGCTGTGGATATTCCGGGCTTTCGTTATGAAGTAGTAAAAGATGGGGAAACAGTTCTTAGTGCACGAACAGTTGTAGGGCGGGAAGGGCGCAAAACACCGGTATTTATGTCTCCCATGAGCTATATTGTCTTTAGTCCTTATTGGCATGTTCCCCGTTCAATGGCGGTGAATGATTTCTTACCTAGACTAAAGCGTAATCCTTATGCGCTGACAGGCTCTAAAATTAGAATTTTTAGGAATGGGCAAGAGATCGATCCTGGTACTGTAGATTGGTCGCAATATAGCCGTAATAATTTCCCATTCCAATTACGTCAAGATCCGGGTGACTACAATTCATTAGGGCGTGTGAAATTTATGTTCCCAAATGAGCATGCGATCTATCTGCATGACACACCTTCTAAATCACTTTTTAATCGTACATCAAGGGATTTTAGTTCTGGTTGTGTGCGAATCGAGAATCCAGAAGAGCTTGCCGAATACTTTTTGGGGGAAGCCGGGTGGAATCAATCAAAAATTAAATCGGCATTTCGTCAATCAAAAGAATCACATGTAGGATTGGCAAAAGATAAAAAGATACCTGTCTATACTTTATACATGACAACGCGAGTAAAGGATGATAGTATCTCATTCCGTGCTGACATCTACAACAAAGATCAAGTGCTGATTAACGCACTTAATAATCTGGGTAAATAG
- the metA gene encoding homoserine O-acetyltransferase MetA: MPVKIPNNLPAYQVLQNENIFVMDENRAVTQDIRPMKIAILNLMPLKEVTETQLLRVLGNTSLQVEPVFLATETYQPKNTDQAYLNAFYRTFEEIKDDVFDGFIITGAPVETIPFESVQYWEELTKIMEWADQNVFSTLYICWGAQAGLYYRYGIDKYDLPEKRFGVFPHQIYSPTVKLLRGFDDRFNAPHSRHTEVRRADIEKHSDLMILAESEEAGVHIVANRDLRHVYVMGHGEYDFDTLDQEYRRDLAKGMAIDPPQNYYRDNDPNNEPLVTWRSHGNMLFANWLNYCVYQETPYDLHTLKRS; this comes from the coding sequence ATGCCTGTTAAAATCCCTAATAATTTACCTGCTTATCAAGTTTTACAAAATGAAAATATCTTCGTAATGGATGAAAATCGTGCGGTAACGCAGGATATTCGCCCAATGAAAATTGCAATATTAAATTTAATGCCACTGAAAGAAGTGACAGAAACACAGCTACTTCGAGTGCTAGGGAATACTTCTTTGCAAGTAGAGCCTGTTTTTTTAGCAACAGAGACGTATCAGCCTAAAAATACGGATCAAGCCTACCTGAATGCTTTTTATCGAACCTTTGAAGAGATCAAAGATGATGTCTTTGATGGTTTTATCATTACCGGTGCGCCGGTGGAAACAATCCCTTTTGAATCGGTACAATATTGGGAAGAGTTAACAAAAATTATGGAGTGGGCAGATCAGAATGTCTTTTCAACACTCTATATCTGTTGGGGGGCGCAAGCGGGGCTCTATTATCGTTATGGCATTGATAAATATGATTTGCCGGAGAAACGGTTTGGAGTGTTCCCCCATCAAATCTATTCGCCAACAGTAAAACTGCTTCGGGGATTTGATGATCGCTTTAATGCGCCTCATAGCCGACATACAGAAGTCCGTAGAGCAGATATTGAGAAGCATTCTGATTTGATGATTTTGGCAGAATCAGAAGAGGCTGGCGTTCATATAGTAGCAAACCGAGATCTTCGACATGTCTATGTGATGGGACATGGAGAGTATGATTTTGATACGCTTGATCAAGAGTATCGTCGGGATTTGGCTAAAGGAATGGCGATTGATCCCCCGCAAAATTACTATAGGGATAATGATCCAAACAATGAGCCATTAGTGACTTGGCGTTCTCATGGCAACATGCTTTTTGCAAATTGGTTGAACTATTGTGTTTATCAAGAAACACCTTATGATCTTCATACTTTAAAGCGTAGTTAG
- a CDS encoding O-acetylhomoserine aminocarboxypropyltransferase/cysteine synthase family protein, translating into MTTSNWSFDTLQLHGGQTVDETRSRAVPIYQTSSYVFDDSQHAADLFGLAKPGNIYTRIMNPTTDVLEKRVAALEGGVGGLATSSGMAAILYSVLNVATPGDEIITLSTIYGGTYTLFNNRLQSQFGIKVHFIEPEDFTALEAAINEKTKAIFFESIGNPDINIPDIEQIVAIAQKYKIITIVDNTFGTPYLINLKRYGINVVVHSLTKYIGGHGTSIGGAIVDNGNFNFKDNPRYPGFNTPDAAYHGLQYADLGEQAYILKARVELLRDTGACISPFNAFLILLGLETLSLRVERMTESALKIAQYLQNHPAVAWVKHPGLEGNPYHDRAQQYFPKGVGAIFTFGVKGGKDASIRFIDSLKIFSLLANVADAKSLVIHPAGTTHSQLDEEGLKKAGVLPELIRLSIGLEDVNDLIADIDQALAKSQRSE; encoded by the coding sequence ATGACAACCTCAAATTGGAGTTTCGATACTCTACAACTTCATGGCGGCCAAACGGTGGATGAAACCCGTTCTCGTGCTGTACCGATTTATCAAACCTCAAGTTATGTTTTTGATGATTCACAACATGCAGCGGATCTTTTCGGTTTAGCAAAGCCCGGAAATATCTATACGCGTATTATGAATCCTACAACTGATGTCTTAGAGAAACGTGTTGCGGCGCTTGAAGGTGGCGTAGGGGGGCTTGCTACAAGCTCAGGGATGGCGGCAATTCTCTATTCGGTCTTAAATGTGGCAACGCCGGGTGATGAAATTATTACTCTAAGTACCATTTACGGTGGTACTTATACGCTCTTTAATAATCGCCTGCAGTCTCAATTTGGTATCAAAGTACATTTTATTGAGCCGGAAGATTTTACCGCACTTGAAGCAGCGATCAACGAGAAGACTAAAGCCATCTTTTTTGAAAGTATCGGCAATCCTGATATTAATATCCCCGATATTGAGCAAATTGTTGCAATTGCACAGAAATACAAGATTATCACTATCGTAGATAATACCTTTGGGACACCTTATCTCATTAATCTTAAACGTTATGGGATCAACGTTGTGGTTCATTCCTTAACGAAATATATCGGTGGTCATGGTACGTCTATTGGCGGCGCCATTGTCGATAATGGCAATTTTAACTTTAAAGATAATCCCCGTTATCCAGGATTTAATACACCCGATGCGGCCTATCATGGTTTGCAATATGCAGATTTAGGGGAGCAAGCTTATATTTTAAAAGCGCGCGTGGAATTACTTCGCGATACTGGCGCTTGTATTAGTCCATTTAACGCCTTTTTAATTCTACTTGGACTTGAAACATTGAGTTTGCGCGTTGAGAGAATGACAGAATCAGCGCTTAAAATTGCGCAATACTTACAAAATCATCCGGCAGTTGCTTGGGTGAAACATCCCGGTTTAGAGGGAAATCCGTATCACGATCGGGCACAGCAATATTTCCCGAAAGGTGTAGGCGCGATCTTTACTTTTGGAGTCAAAGGTGGGAAAGATGCGAGTATCCGCTTTATTGATTCACTTAAAATCTTCTCACTTTTAGCGAATGTGGCAGATGCGAAAAGCCTGGTGATTCACCCCGCTGGAACAACCCATTCACAATTAGATGAGGAAGGTTTGAAGAAAGCAGGTGTATTACCGGAGCTCATCCGTCTTTCGATAGGACTTGAAGATGTGAATGATTTAATTGCTGATATTGATCAAGCGCTCGCAAAATCACAGCGATCTGAATAG
- the guaD gene encoding guanine deaminase: protein MREAINKGESIEPITGLRGAMLSFQRDPFLYGVDGAYQYLDDALIVMKAGKIVAVGEASQLLLQIAPLEDVVAITHYRDSLILPGFIDSHVHYPQTEIIASYGQQLLDWLNDYTFVAEQKFQDRAYADQVAKIFLTEQHRNGVTSSTVFCTVYPESVEALFTEAEKYNMRIMAGKVCMDQNAPEALLDTPERAYDESKALIEKWHKKGRAEYVITPRFVPTSTVAQLEMVGALAQEFPDTLIQSHVSENRDEIAWVRSLFPDAIDYTDVYERFHLLRDRAIYGHGVHLTEREFQRLHERNVAIAHCPTSNFFLGSGAFNVQLAKRKDRPVKVGLATDVGAGTSFSILQTMNEAYKAAQLNNAPYSSLHSFYLASKGTAEALSLADKIGSIAPGMEADLTVLDLHSTPIIRYRMSYVESLEEALFVQMILGDDRAIRATYIAGQKIYEAM, encoded by the coding sequence ATGAGAGAAGCCATCAATAAAGGTGAGAGTATAGAGCCGATAACGGGGCTTCGTGGGGCGATGTTAAGCTTTCAACGGGATCCTTTTTTATATGGGGTTGACGGGGCATACCAATATTTAGACGATGCGCTCATTGTGATGAAAGCCGGGAAAATTGTGGCTGTAGGAGAGGCTTCACAATTGTTGCTACAAATAGCACCTTTAGAGGATGTTGTAGCGATTACTCATTATCGAGATAGTTTGATTTTGCCGGGGTTTATCGATAGTCATGTGCATTATCCACAGACAGAGATCATTGCTTCTTATGGTCAGCAGCTACTTGATTGGCTGAATGATTACACTTTTGTCGCGGAGCAGAAGTTTCAAGATCGCGCTTATGCCGATCAAGTGGCTAAAATATTCTTGACGGAGCAACATCGCAATGGCGTAACCTCTTCCACTGTTTTTTGTACGGTCTATCCTGAATCGGTAGAGGCGCTCTTTACAGAGGCAGAGAAATACAATATGCGTATTATGGCCGGCAAAGTCTGTATGGATCAAAATGCGCCTGAAGCGCTTCTCGATACGCCGGAGCGCGCTTATGATGAATCGAAAGCGCTAATTGAAAAGTGGCATAAAAAGGGGAGAGCAGAATATGTGATTACCCCAAGATTTGTGCCTACATCTACGGTTGCACAACTTGAAATGGTTGGCGCGTTAGCACAAGAATTTCCCGATACCTTGATTCAATCTCATGTCTCAGAAAATAGGGATGAGATTGCTTGGGTACGGTCCTTATTTCCGGATGCCATTGATTATACAGATGTCTATGAGCGCTTTCATCTTCTGCGAGATCGAGCGATCTATGGGCATGGCGTGCATTTAACGGAACGGGAATTCCAACGATTACATGAACGAAATGTGGCGATTGCGCATTGCCCGACTTCGAATTTCTTCTTAGGTTCCGGTGCGTTTAATGTGCAATTAGCAAAACGGAAAGATCGACCGGTAAAAGTGGGGCTCGCCACAGATGTAGGGGCAGGCACCTCTTTCTCCATATTGCAGACTATGAATGAGGCGTATAAAGCGGCACAGCTCAATAATGCACCTTATTCCTCTCTGCATAGTTTTTATCTGGCCTCGAAAGGAACCGCCGAAGCGTTATCATTGGCCGATAAAATTGGTTCTATCGCACCGGGAATGGAGGCGGATCTGACAGTATTAGATCTTCATTCAACGCCGATTATTCGTTATCGAATGAGTTACGTGGAGAGTTTAGAAGAGGCTCTCTTTGTGCAGATGATTTTAGGAGATGATAGGGCTATTAGGGCGACCTATATTGCAGGGCAGAAAATTTATGAGGCGATGTAG
- a CDS encoding GNAT family N-acetyltransferase: protein MKQNNHSNASTEAFSFFLAPIEARSDAEIDQLMTIWKRAVEAVNQRCGKSLYKVDEAQTAALLQAITTLLGAYDEESRRLLGFIAIEEDSIERFAVLPSDQHQGIGSALLKAAQEHYQAEYLDLYQENRAAIQFFEKRGFTPFDETIPEPGDLLAEPYAIAHLKWSA from the coding sequence ATGAAACAAAATAATCATTCAAACGCTTCTACTGAGGCGTTTTCTTTTTTCTTAGCGCCGATCGAAGCACGATCAGATGCTGAGATCGATCAGCTCATGACAATTTGGAAAAGAGCGGTAGAAGCGGTTAATCAGCGCTGCGGCAAATCACTCTATAAGGTGGATGAAGCACAAACTGCCGCCTTATTGCAGGCAATTACAACCTTACTAGGCGCTTATGATGAAGAGAGCCGACGCTTATTGGGATTTATTGCCATTGAGGAAGATTCTATCGAGCGATTTGCGGTGCTTCCAAGTGATCAACATCAAGGGATCGGATCTGCGCTCTTAAAGGCGGCACAAGAACATTATCAGGCAGAGTATCTCGATCTGTATCAAGAAAATCGAGCGGCAATCCAATTTTTTGAAAAACGAGGATTTACCCCTTTTGATGAGACGATTCCGGAACCGGGTGATCTTTTAGCAGAACCTTATGCCATTGCGCATTTAAAGTGGTCAGCATAA
- a CDS encoding exonuclease SbcCD subunit D, producing the protein MKILHTADWHLGKLIHGIYMTEDQGFLLKQLIDHIEKERPDLIIIAGDIYDRAIPPVEAIELLNHFLNRVTLEFNIPIIAITGNHDSPKRLQFGNDFLQAKQCYLITELDPAFKPIVLFDQFGEIHFYPIPYLEPAIVRHTLQDPSITDHDSALQAIVTKIEEQYDPNVRNVLILHAFVTHSSSPEKQTSDSERPLSIGGSEYVSAEYLDIFDYVALGHLHQAHYIKDQRIQYSGSLLKYSQSEANHRKAILEIELNQKGELTIEKCFLTPRRDLREVKGYLKEILQMTMSEDYYFVTLLDETPVLQPMEQIRTVFPNAMHIQRIPQNTPLFHKKHFDTSQTTREDDLTLFKGFYRTLLDKEPDPETLQIFADAIQHSDKI; encoded by the coding sequence ATGAAGATACTCCATACTGCAGATTGGCATCTAGGCAAATTGATTCATGGTATCTATATGACTGAGGATCAAGGCTTTCTGCTTAAGCAACTGATCGATCATATTGAAAAAGAGCGGCCTGATCTCATTATTATCGCCGGCGATATTTATGATCGTGCCATCCCACCGGTTGAAGCCATTGAACTCTTAAATCATTTCCTCAATCGTGTGACGTTAGAATTCAATATTCCCATTATCGCTATTACCGGCAATCACGATAGCCCCAAACGCTTGCAATTTGGGAATGATTTCCTTCAAGCCAAACAGTGTTACCTTATCACCGAATTAGATCCGGCTTTTAAACCAATCGTACTCTTTGATCAATTTGGCGAGATCCATTTTTATCCTATTCCCTACTTAGAGCCCGCTATTGTTCGCCACACATTGCAAGATCCTTCCATCACCGATCACGATAGTGCACTTCAAGCGATCGTGACCAAAATTGAAGAACAATACGACCCCAATGTTCGAAATGTGCTTATTTTACATGCCTTTGTGACCCATTCCTCCTCCCCAGAGAAACAGACTTCAGATTCAGAAAGACCGCTTTCGATTGGGGGCAGTGAATATGTCTCTGCTGAATATCTCGATATTTTTGATTATGTGGCGCTAGGTCATCTCCACCAAGCTCACTATATTAAAGATCAACGTATCCAATATTCTGGCTCGCTACTCAAATACTCACAATCTGAAGCCAATCATCGCAAAGCTATTTTAGAGATCGAACTCAATCAAAAAGGTGAGCTCACCATTGAAAAATGCTTTTTAACACCTCGGCGCGATCTTCGGGAAGTGAAAGGCTACTTGAAAGAGATTCTGCAAATGACGATGAGTGAGGATTACTATTTTGTTACATTACTCGATGAAACGCCGGTTCTACAGCCGATGGAACAGATTCGTACCGTATTTCCTAATGCAATGCATATCCAGCGTATTCCCCAAAATACGCCATTGTTTCACAAGAAACATTTCGACACTTCGCAAACAACACGAGAAGATGATCTCACCCTATTTAAGGGCTTTTATCGAACACTTCTCGATAAAGAACCTGACCCTGAGACATTACAGATCTTTGCCGATGCGATTCAACATAGCGATAAAATATAA